From the Caldicellulosiruptoraceae bacterium PP1 genome, the window ATCATACCAAATTTAATTTTACCTTCTAAAAATTGCTGAACTGCAACCTCGTTTGCACCATTCAAAACTATTGGATATCCTTCCCCTTTTTCTGCACATTGATAGGACAGTTTTAACAATTTAAATGTTTCAATATCAGGTCTTTCAAATGTTAAAGATGAAACTTTTGCAAAATCTAACTGTTCAATTACGCTTTTTTGCCTTTCTGGATAAGTTAATGCATATTCAATCGGAAGTCTCATATCAGGGTTTGATAATTGTGCTTTAATTGAATTATCATTAAACTCAACCATTGAATGAATTATACTCTGTGGGTGAACTATAACATCAATCTTATTTATATTCATTTCAAAAAGCCACATAGCTTCAATTACTTCAAATCCTTTATTAATTAGCGTTGCTGAATCAACAGTAATCTTTTTCCCCATAGACCATGTCGGATGTTTTAGAACCTCATCAACTGTTGAATTATATATTTCATTATTTTTCTTCCCTCTAAATGGACCACCAGAAGCAGTCAAAATTAATCTTTTTACATTATTAATATCTTCTCCAACAAGGCATTGAAATAAAGCACTATGTTCTGAATCAACTGGAATAATATTTGTTAAAAAATCTTTTATTAATTTATTTATTATTTTCCCTCCAGTAACCAATGCTTCTTTATTAGCCAAAGCAATTGTTTTTTTATTTTTAATTGCCTCAATAGTTGGAACAAGTCCTATAATACCTACAACAGAATTTAAAACAATATCTGCAGCTTCAATTGTCGCAACTTCTATTAGCCCTTCAATACCAGTTACTATTTTTGTTTTTTTGCTATAATCCTTCAATAAATTATATTTTTCTTTATCCATAATACACGCAATCTGTGGATTAATCTCATCTATTTGCTTTTTTAGTAATTCAGCATTGCTATAAGCCGCAATTCCAATAATTTCTATATCAAGTTTTTTTGCAACATCAATAGTTTGTAATCCAATCGAACCTGTTGATCCAAGTATACTTACTCTTTTTTTCATAGGTAATTCTCCTTGCTGCAACTTATATAATATTGATAATTCTTAATAAATAAACCAAAGGTGTTACAAGTAATAAGCTGTCAAATCTATCTAATACTCCTCCGTGACCGGGTAGAATCCAACCAAAATCCTTTTTGTTATTTTCACGTTTTATCATAGAAGCAAATAAATCTCCAATTTGTGCTGTAATAGAAACAACAATAGAAATAAACAATATTTTAAAAATATATATTGTATTTAATTCAAATCTATTGTAAATAAATTCAAATAAAACAACTGCAATTAAACCACCTAATAGCCCTCCAAAAAAACCTTCTACACTCTTTTTAGGACTAATATTTGAACATAGCTTATTCTTTCCAAAATTAATACCAATAAAAAAAGCAAATGTATCAACACCCCAGCAAATCATATATGGAAGCCATATAAGTAAATCACCTTTCTCAAGACCTCTCAAGTAATACAAAAGGCCAAGAGTAATAGGTATATAAGCAAAAGAAAATACAACATATACAATCTTTTTTGCAGAAATATTATTCTTTACAACATAATAAGAAGTTACAATTAAAAATGATAAAAATACTATAAGATAATCGTAAATAATAATATTATTAATAATTATTATTGAGCTTGTAATAATAGATAAGGCAATTATTTCATTTTCAATATTAAGGGTTTTTAACAATTCAGATATTGCAATTACTGACACAGCTAAAAGAAATACCTTTAAATATATGCCTCCAAAGAAATTAACCAAAAATATTAATAGTATTCCAAAAATAGCTGTCAAAACTCTATTTCTCATGAAAAAACCTCCGAATCTATATTCAGTCAGACACCACCAAACCTTCTGTTACGTAAATTATAGTCATCAATTGCTTTTAATAGATCTTCTTTTTTAAAATCTGGCCAAAGAACATTCGAAAACCAAAATTCTGAATATGAAATCTGCCATAATAAAAAATTTGATATTCTCATTTCACCACTTGGCCTAATTA encodes:
- a CDS encoding phosphatidate cytidylyltransferase, whose amino-acid sequence is MRNRVLTAIFGILLIFLVNFFGGIYLKVFLLAVSVIAISELLKTLNIENEIIALSIITSSIIIINNIIIYDYLIVFLSFLIVTSYYVVKNNISAKKIVYVVFSFAYIPITLGLLYYLRGLEKGDLLIWLPYMICWGVDTFAFFIGINFGKNKLCSNISPKKSVEGFFGGLLGGLIAVVLFEFIYNRFELNTIYIFKILFISIVVSITAQIGDLFASMIKRENNKKDFGWILPGHGGVLDRFDSLLLVTPLVYLLRIINII
- a CDS encoding 1-deoxy-D-xylulose-5-phosphate reductoisomerase, with product MKKRVSILGSTGSIGLQTIDVAKKLDIEIIGIAAYSNAELLKKQIDEINPQIACIMDKEKYNLLKDYSKKTKIVTGIEGLIEVATIEAADIVLNSVVGIIGLVPTIEAIKNKKTIALANKEALVTGGKIINKLIKDFLTNIIPVDSEHSALFQCLVGEDINNVKRLILTASGGPFRGKKNNEIYNSTVDEVLKHPTWSMGKKITVDSATLINKGFEVIEAMWLFEMNINKIDVIVHPQSIIHSMVEFNDNSIKAQLSNPDMRLPIEYALTYPERQKSVIEQLDFAKVSSLTFERPDIETFKLLKLSYQCAEKGEGYPIVLNGANEVAVQQFLEGKIKFGMIADVIESALNDYQGNKIENIEDILIVDNWARRYVIEKLERWF